The nucleotide sequence TTCGCTCACATTCTGAGACGGGTGTCTCAGGAACGGGCGGGCCGCGTTGACATCGTTCGGGCGTTCGTTCATATTTCTCGGCATGTCGCACCGTCACGTCGTCTCCGATCGCGCCGCCTTCGAGCTGGCGCTCATCGGCGTGGCCGGACATTCCGTCGCCGACGTTCTCTGTAGCTGACGGGCATCCGAGCGCCCGTCGGCCTTTCGCTTCTCCCGCATAGCCGACGCCTTCCGCGCCCGGGTGTTCCCGCCCCGCAGGCGCGGCGTTTCCTTTCTTTCTCCGGTGCTCTGACATTCCTTTCGGATGCCGCCACTCGCCGCTGCCTGCGTGGAATTCCTTTTCCCGTACCCGCAGTTCTCCGAGAGGTTTTCTCCGATGCGTCAATCGTCCGTCGTTCCGCGCCGCGTGGCCGTGACCGCCGTCAGTCTCGTCCTGACCCTGGGCGTCGCCGCCTGCGCGGGCCCCGAGGACACCGGCGCCAAGGGCGGCACCTCGGGCAAGGCCGCGGGCGCCCCGCAGAAGGGCGGCACGCTGACC is from Streptomyces venezuelae ATCC 10712 and encodes:
- a CDS encoding Ms4533A family Cys-rich leader peptide, translated to MSHRHVVSDRAAFELALIGVAGHSVADVLCS